One part of the Arabidopsis thaliana chromosome 1 sequence genome encodes these proteins:
- a CDS encoding GDSL-like Lipase/Acylhydrolase superfamily protein (GDSL-like Lipase/Acylhydrolase superfamily protein; CONTAINS InterPro DOMAIN/s: Lipase, GDSL, active site (InterPro:IPR008265), Lipase, GDSL (InterPro:IPR001087); BEST Arabidopsis thaliana protein match is: extracellular lipase 4 (TAIR:AT1G75910.1); Has 3123 Blast hits to 3087 proteins in 157 species: Archae - 0; Bacteria - 173; Metazoa - 0; Fungi - 33; Plants - 2908; Viruses - 0; Other Eukaryotes - 9 (source: NCBI BLink).) — translation MFRKKMLVLALFSIYFLSIEAVRNESFPALLAFGDSMVDTGNNNYLLTLMKGNYWPYGWNFDSKIPTGRFGNGRVFSDVVGGAGVDPVTSKLLRVLSPADQVKDFKGYKRKLKGVVGRSKAKKIVANSVILVSEGNNDIGITYAIHDAGMRLMTPKVYTSKLVGWNKKFIKDLYDHGARKFAVMGVIPLGCLPMSRLIFGGFFVWCNFLANTISEDYNKKLKSGIKSWRGASDFRGARFVYVDMYNSLMDVINNHRKYGFTHEKNGCCCMLTAIVPCSNPDKYVFYDFAHPSEKAYKTIAKKLVEDIKTGLA, via the exons atgtttagaaaaaaaatgttggtgTTAGCATTATTTTCCATTTACTTCTTATCAATAGAAGCTGTCCGGAATGAATCATTTCCTGCGCTATTAGCTTTTGGAGATTCAATGGTCGATACTGGTAACAACAATTACCTCCTGACTCTAATGAAAGGAAATTACTGGCCATATGGGTGGAATTTCGACTCAAAAATACCGACCGGAAGATTTGGAAACGGAAGAGTTTTCTCCGATGTAGTTG GTGGTGCAGGAGTCGACCCTGTTACATCCAAATTGCTG AGAGTTTTATCGCCAGCTGACCAAGTAAAAGATTTCAAAGGCTACAAAAGAAAGCTAAAAGGTGTAGTAGGCAggtcaaaagcaaaaaaaatagttgCAAATTCAGTGATTCTTGTTTCTGAAGGAAATAATGATATTGGAATCACATATGCGATTCATGATGCTGGTATGCGATTAATGACTCCGAAAGTATACACCAGTAAATTAGTTGGTTggaacaaaaaatttataaaa GATTTATATGATCACGGAGCAAGAAAATTTGCGGTGATGGGAGTGATACCATTGGGATGTTTGCCTATGTCAAGACTTATTTTTGGTGGGTTCTTCGTGTGGTGTAATTTCTTGGCAAACACAATCTCTGaagattacaacaaaaaattgaaaagcGGAATTAAAAGTTGGAGAGGAGCATCAGATTTTAGGGGTGCTAGGTTTGTCTATGTCGACATGTACAACTCTCTTATGGATGTTATCAACAATCATAGGAAATACG GATTTACCCATGAGAAGAATGGATGTTGTTGTATGCTTACGGCAATAGTACCATGCTCCAACCCAGATAAATATGTCTTCTATGACTTTGCTCATCCCTCCGAGAAAGCCTACAAAACAATTGCTAAAAAGCTTGTCGAGGATATCAAGACAGGACTTGCCTGA
- a CDS encoding GDSL-like Lipase/Acylhydrolase superfamily protein (GDSL-like Lipase/Acylhydrolase superfamily protein; CONTAINS InterPro DOMAIN/s: Lipase, GDSL, active site (InterPro:IPR008265), Lipase, GDSL (InterPro:IPR001087); BEST Arabidopsis thaliana protein match is: SGNH hydrolase-type esterase superfamily protein (TAIR:AT1G75880.2); Has 3444 Blast hits to 3405 proteins in 204 species: Archae - 0; Bacteria - 282; Metazoa - 0; Fungi - 26; Plants - 3125; Viruses - 0; Other Eukaryotes - 11 (source: NCBI BLink).): MKDNSSWSCSCSWSSWKICLLSVLFLTETITAVKLPPKLIIPAVIAFGDSIVDTGMNNNVKTVVKCDFLPYGINFQSGVATGRFCDGRVPADLLAEELGIKSIVPAYLDPNLKSKDLLTGVSFASGGSGYDPITPKLVAVISLEDQLSYFEEYIEKVKNIVGEARKDFIVANSLFLLVAGSDDIANTYYTLRARPEYDVDSYTTLMSDSASEFVTKLYGYGVRRVAVFGAPPIGCVPSQRTLGGGILRDCADNYNEAAKLFNSKLSPKLDSLRKTLPGIKPIYINIYDPLFDIIQNPANYGFEVSNKGCCGTGAIEVAVLCNKITSSVCPDVSTHVFWDSYHPTEKTYKVLVSLLINKFVNQFV; this comes from the exons ATGAAAGACAATTCAAGCTggtcttgttcttgttcttggtcTTCGTggaaaatatgtttgttgtcTGTTCTCTTTCTCACCGAGACGATCACCGCCGTGAAGCTGCCGCCAAAATTGATTATTCCGGCTGTAATCGCTTTCGGAGACTCCATCGTCGACACAGGAATGAACAACAATGTCAAAACCGTGGTTAAGTGTGATTTTCTTCCTTATGGTATCAATTTCCAAAGCGGAGTTGCCACGGGGAGATTCTGCGATGGACGAGTCCCTGCCGATTTGCTAG CCGAAGAACTGGGAATAAAATCAATTGTACCAGCATACCTAGATCCGAATCTAAAATCGAAAGATCTTTTAACCGGTGTATCGTTTGCGTCCGGAGGTTCTGGTTATGATCCTATAACACCGAAACTTGTG GCAGTAATATCATTAGAAGATCAATTGAGTTATTTCGAGGAGTACatagagaaagtgaagaataTAGTTGGGGAAGCAAGAAAAGACTTCATAGTAGCCAACAGCTTATTCTTATTGGTCGCAGGCAGCGACGACATAGCCAATACATACTATACTCTACGTGCAAGACCTGAATACGACGTCGATTCATACACTACTCTTATGTCTGACTCTGCCTCAGAATTTGTGACT AAACTATATGGATATGGAGTGAGAAGAGTAGCTGTGTTTGGTGCACCACCAATTGGGTGTGTACCATCACAGAGAACGTTAGGAGGAGGTATCTTGAGAGATTGTGCTGATAATTACAACGAAGCagcaaaactttttaattcaAAGCTCTCCCCAAAATTGGATTCGTTGCGTAAAACCCTACCGGGCATCAAACCGATCTACATTAATATCTATGATCCTCTTTTTGACATCATCCAGAATCCTGCAAATTATG GGTTTGAAGTGTCTAATAAAGGATGCTGTGGAACAGGAGCCATAGAAGTTGCTGTGTTGTGCAATAAAATCACATCTTCTGTATGTCCCGACGTGTCTACTCATGTGTTTTGGGACAGTTATCATCCTACAGAGAAAACTTACAAAGTATTAGTCTCACTGttgattaacaaatttgttaatcaGTTCGTCtga
- a CDS encoding GDSL-like Lipase/Acylhydrolase superfamily protein (GDSL-like Lipase/Acylhydrolase superfamily protein; CONTAINS InterPro DOMAIN/s: Lipase, GDSL, active site (InterPro:IPR008265), Lipase, GDSL (InterPro:IPR001087); BEST Arabidopsis thaliana protein match is: SGNH hydrolase-type esterase superfamily protein (TAIR:AT1G75880.2); Has 3585 Blast hits to 3545 proteins in 244 species: Archae - 0; Bacteria - 396; Metazoa - 0; Fungi - 17; Plants - 3151; Viruses - 0; Other Eukaryotes - 21 (source: NCBI BLink).), whose product MKRNSINIHHVTSFSSSPFWCVFFLVLLCKTSTNALVKQPPNETTPAIIVFGDSIVDAGNNDDIMTTLARCNYPPYGIDFDGGIPTGRFCNGKVATDFIAGKFGIKPSIPAYRNPNLKPEDLLTGVTFASGGAGYVPFTTQLSGGIALSQQLKLFEEYVEKMKKMVGEERTKLIIKNSLFMVICGSNDITNTYFGLPSVQQQYDVASFTTLMADNARSFAQKLHEYGARRIQVFGAPPVGCVPSQRTLAGGPTRNCVVRFNDATKLYNVKLAANLGSLSRTLGDKTIIYVDIYDSLLDIILDPRQYGFKVVDKGCCGTGLIEVALLCNNFAADVCPNRDEYVFWDSFHPTEKTYRIMATKYFERYV is encoded by the exons ATGAAACGAAACAGTATAAATATTCATCACgttacttctttttcttcgagtccgttttggtgtgttttctttctcgTGTTGTTATGTAAGACGTCCACCAACGCTTTGGTGAAGCAGCCGCCAAACGAAACGACTCCGGCGATAATTGTGTTCGGAGATTCAATCGTTGATGCCGGAAATAATGACGACATTATGACAACGTTGGCTAGATGCAATTATCCTCCTTACGGCATCGATTTTGACGGTGGAATTCCTACCGGAAGATTTTGCAACGGCAAAGTTGCGACTGATTTTATAG CGGGAAAATTCGGAATTAAACCAAGTATACCGGCATATCGAAATCCAAATTTGAAACCAGAAGATCTCTTAACCGGTGTAACATTTGCGTCTGGTGGTGCTGGTTACGTTCCCTTCACAACCCAATTATCG GGAGGAATAGCTTTATCGCAGCAACTGAAGTTATTCGAAGAGTAtgtagagaagatgaagaaaatggttGGGGAAGAAAGGACAAAGCTCATAATTAAAAACAGTTTGTTCATGGTTATATGTGGCAGTAATGATATAACCAACACCTACTTTGGTCTTCCTTCTGTTCAACAACAATACGACGTCGCTTCCTTTACCACTCTTATGGCCGACAATGCTCGATCTTTTGCTCAA AAATTACATGAATATGGAGCGAGGAGAATACAAGTATTCGGTGCACCACCAGTAGGATGTGTCCCATCACAGAGAACCTTAGCAGGAGGGCCAACAAGAAATTGTGTTGTTAGGTTCAATGATGCAACAAAGCTCTACAATGTTAAGCTCGCTGCAAATTTGGGTTCTTTGTCAAGAACTTTAGGAGACAAGACAATAATCTACGTTGACATATATGATTCTCTCCTTGATATCATTCTTGACCCTCGACAATATG GATTTAAGGTGGTTGATAAAGGATGTTGTGGAACTGGACTAATTGAAGTTGCTCTTTTATGCAACAACTTTGCAGCTGATGTATGTCCAAATAGAGATGAATATGTGTTTTGGGATAGTTTCCATCCGACTGAGAAGACTTACAGAATTATGgccacaaaatattttgagagATATGTATGA
- a CDS encoding GDSL-like Lipase/Acylhydrolase superfamily protein codes for MLNFHMSIQALHIYIYSSFQKLPKKQRVTMKRNSINIHHVTSFSSSPFWCVFFLVLLCKTSTNALVKQPPNETTPAIIVFGDSIVDAGNNDDIMTTLARCNYPPYGIDFDGGIPTGRFCNGKVATDFIAGKFGIKPSIPAYRNPNLKPEDLLTGVTFASGGAGYVPFTTQLSGGIALSQQLKLFEEYVEKMKKMVGEERTKLIIKNSLFMVICGSNDITNTYFGLPSVQQQYDVASFTTLMADNARSFAQKLHEYGARRIQVFGAPPVGCVPSQRTLAGGPTRNCVVRFNDATKLYNVKLAANLGSLSRTLGDKTIIYVDIYDSLLDIILDPRQYGFKVVDKGCCGTGLIEVALLCNNFAADVCPNRDEYVFWDSFHPTEKTYRIMATKYFERYV; via the exons ATGTTAAATTTTCACATGTCGATCCAAgctctacatatatatatttactcaTCATTCCAAAAGCttccaaagaaacaaagagtaaCAATGAAACGAAACAGTATAAATATTCATCACgttacttctttttcttcgagtccgttttggtgtgttttctttctcgTGTTGTTATGTAAGACGTCCACCAACGCTTTGGTGAAGCAGCCGCCAAACGAAACGACTCCGGCGATAATTGTGTTCGGAGATTCAATCGTTGATGCCGGAAATAATGACGACATTATGACAACGTTGGCTAGATGCAATTATCCTCCTTACGGCATCGATTTTGACGGTGGAATTCCTACCGGAAGATTTTGCAACGGCAAAGTTGCGACTGATTTTATAG CGGGAAAATTCGGAATTAAACCAAGTATACCGGCATATCGAAATCCAAATTTGAAACCAGAAGATCTCTTAACCGGTGTAACATTTGCGTCTGGTGGTGCTGGTTACGTTCCCTTCACAACCCAATTATCG GGAGGAATAGCTTTATCGCAGCAACTGAAGTTATTCGAAGAGTAtgtagagaagatgaagaaaatggttGGGGAAGAAAGGACAAAGCTCATAATTAAAAACAGTTTGTTCATGGTTATATGTGGCAGTAATGATATAACCAACACCTACTTTGGTCTTCCTTCTGTTCAACAACAATACGACGTCGCTTCCTTTACCACTCTTATGGCCGACAATGCTCGATCTTTTGCTCAA AAATTACATGAATATGGAGCGAGGAGAATACAAGTATTCGGTGCACCACCAGTAGGATGTGTCCCATCACAGAGAACCTTAGCAGGAGGGCCAACAAGAAATTGTGTTGTTAGGTTCAATGATGCAACAAAGCTCTACAATGTTAAGCTCGCTGCAAATTTGGGTTCTTTGTCAAGAACTTTAGGAGACAAGACAATAATCTACGTTGACATATATGATTCTCTCCTTGATATCATTCTTGACCCTCGACAATATG GATTTAAGGTGGTTGATAAAGGATGTTGTGGAACTGGACTAATTGAAGTTGCTCTTTTATGCAACAACTTTGCAGCTGATGTATGTCCAAATAGAGATGAATATGTGTTTTGGGATAGTTTCCATCCGACTGAGAAGACTTACAGAATTATGgccacaaaatattttgagagATATGTATGA
- a CDS encoding GDSL-like Lipase/Acylhydrolase superfamily protein (GDSL-like Lipase/Acylhydrolase superfamily protein; CONTAINS InterPro DOMAIN/s: Lipase, GDSL (InterPro:IPR001087); BEST Arabidopsis thaliana protein match is: extracellular lipase 4 (TAIR:AT1G75910.1); Has 30201 Blast hits to 17322 proteins in 780 species: Archae - 12; Bacteria - 1396; Metazoa - 17338; Fungi - 3422; Plants - 5037; Viruses - 0; Other Eukaryotes - 2996 (source: NCBI BLink).), translating to MACALRGPIETISAHQTMTSPLPGNYWPYGWNFDSKIPTGRFGNGRVFSDVVAEGLGIKRIVPAYRKLYIAPSDLKTGVSFASGGAGVDPVTSKLLRVLSPADQVKDFKGYKRKLKGVVGRSKAKKIVANSVILVSEGNNDIGITYAIHDAGMRLMTPKVYTSKLVGWNKKFIKDLYDHGARKFAVMGVIPLGCLPMSRLIFGGFFVWCNFLANTISEDYNKKLKSGIKSWRGASDFRGARFVYVDMYNSLMDVINNHRKYGFTHEKNGCCCMLTAIVPCSNPDKYVFYDFAHPSEKAYKTIAKKLVEDIKTGLA from the exons ATGGCATGTGCTCTCAGAGGCCCAATAGAAACAATTTCAGCCCATCAAACAATGACTAGCCCATTGCCAG GAAATTACTGGCCATATGGGTGGAATTTCGACTCAAAAATACCGACCGGAAGATTTGGAAACGGAAGAGTTTTCTCCGATGTAGTTG CTGAAGGTTTGGGGATCAAAAGAATTGTACCAGCTTATCGTAAGTTATACATTGCTCCAAGCGACCTTAAAACGGGTGTTTCTTTTGCATCAGGTGGTGCAGGAGTCGACCCTGTTACATCCAAATTGCTG AGAGTTTTATCGCCAGCTGACCAAGTAAAAGATTTCAAAGGCTACAAAAGAAAGCTAAAAGGTGTAGTAGGCAggtcaaaagcaaaaaaaatagttgCAAATTCAGTGATTCTTGTTTCTGAAGGAAATAATGATATTGGAATCACATATGCGATTCATGATGCTGGTATGCGATTAATGACTCCGAAAGTATACACCAGTAAATTAGTTGGTTggaacaaaaaatttataaaa GATTTATATGATCACGGAGCAAGAAAATTTGCGGTGATGGGAGTGATACCATTGGGATGTTTGCCTATGTCAAGACTTATTTTTGGTGGGTTCTTCGTGTGGTGTAATTTCTTGGCAAACACAATCTCTGaagattacaacaaaaaattgaaaagcGGAATTAAAAGTTGGAGAGGAGCATCAGATTTTAGGGGTGCTAGGTTTGTCTATGTCGACATGTACAACTCTCTTATGGATGTTATCAACAATCATAGGAAATACG GATTTACCCATGAGAAGAATGGATGTTGTTGTATGCTTACGGCAATAGTACCATGCTCCAACCCAGATAAATATGTCTTCTATGACTTTGCTCATCCCTCCGAGAAAGCCTACAAAACAATTGCTAAAAAGCTTGTCGAGGATATCAAGACAGGACTTGCCTGA
- the EXL4 gene encoding extracellular lipase 4 (extracellular lipase 4 (EXL4); CONTAINS InterPro DOMAIN/s: Lipase, GDSL, active site (InterPro:IPR008265), Lipase, GDSL (InterPro:IPR001087), Esterase, SGNH hydrolase-type (InterPro:IPR013830); BEST Arabidopsis thaliana protein match is: GDSL-like Lipase/Acylhydrolase superfamily protein (TAIR:AT1G75920.2); Has 3243 Blast hits to 3207 proteins in 173 species: Archae - 0; Bacteria - 215; Metazoa - 0; Fungi - 34; Plants - 2982; Viruses - 0; Other Eukaryotes - 12 (source: NCBI BLink).), which yields MCSKITLVLTLFSSYFISTDAVNGSFPALLAFGDSILDTGNNNFLLTFMKGNIWPYGRSFSMRRATGRFGNGRVFSDIVAEGLGIKKILPAYRKLFNSPSDLRTGVCFASGGAGVDPVTSKLLRVLTPKDQVNDFKGYIRKLKATAGPSRASSIVSNAVILVSQGNNDIGISYFGTPTAAFRGLTPNRYTTKLAGWNKQFMKELYDQGARKFAVMGVIPLGCLPMTRIFLGGFVITCNFFANRVAEQYNGKLRSGTKSWGREAGFRGAKFVYVDMYNTLMDVIKNYRRYGFSNEKNGCCCMITAIIPCPNPDKYVFYDFVHPSEKAYRTISKKLVQDIKNGLA from the exons ATGTGTAGTAAAATAACATTAGTGTTAACTTTATTTTCCAGTTATTTCATATCAACAGATGCTGTGAATGGATCATTTCCTGCGCTTTTGGCTTTTGGAGATTCAATTCTCGATACTGGCAACAACAATTTTCTCCTGACTTTTATGAAAGGAAATATCTGGCCATATGGAAGGAGTTTCAGCATGAGAAGGGCGACAGGAAGATTTGGAAATGGAAGAGTTTTCTCTGATATAGTTG CTGAAGGTTTAGGGATCAAGAAGATTTTACCAGCTTATCGTAAGTTGTTCAATTCTCCAAGTGACCTTAGAACTGGTGTTTGCTTCGCATCAGGTGGTGCAGGAGTTGACCCTGTTACATCCAAATTGCTg AGAGTTTTAACGCCAAAGGATCAAGTAAACGATTTCAAAGGGTACATAAGAAAGCTAAAGGCCACAGCAGGTCCTTCAAGAGCAAGTAGTATAGTTTCAAATGCAGTGATTCTTGTTTCTCAAGGAAATAATGATATTGGAATCTCATATTTTGGAACTCCAACTGCTGCTTTCCGAGGATTAACTCCCAATAGATATACCACTAAACTAGCTGGTTGGAACAAACAGTTTATGAAA GAATTATACGATCAAGGAGCGAGAAAATTCGCGGTAATGGGAGTGATACCGTTGGGATGTTTGCCTATGACAAGAATCTTCCTTGGTGGGTTCGTCATCACGTGTAACTTCTTCGCGAATAGAGTCGCAGAACAGTACAACGGAAAATTGAGGAGCGGAACTAAAAGTTGGGGACGTGAAGCAGGTTTTAGGGGTGCAAAATTTGTCTATGTCGACATGTACAACACTCTTATGgatgttattaaaaattatagaagATACG GATTTTCTAATGAGAAAAATGGGTGTTGTTGTATGATTACGGCTATAATACCATGCCCCAACCCAGATAAATACGTCTTCTACGACTTCGTTCATCCATCCGAGAAAGCTTACAGAACAATTTCTAAAAAGCTTGTCCAGGATATCAAGAATGGCCTTGCctga
- a CDS encoding GDSL-like Lipase/Acylhydrolase superfamily protein (GDSL-like Lipase/Acylhydrolase superfamily protein; CONTAINS InterPro DOMAIN/s: Lipase, GDSL, active site (InterPro:IPR008265), Lipase, GDSL (InterPro:IPR001087); BEST Arabidopsis thaliana protein match is: extracellular lipase 4 (TAIR:AT1G75910.1); Has 3237 Blast hits to 3203 proteins in 172 species: Archae - 0; Bacteria - 219; Metazoa - 0; Fungi - 34; Plants - 2972; Viruses - 0; Other Eukaryotes - 12 (source: NCBI BLink).) codes for MFRKKMLVLALFSIYFLSIEAVRNESFPALLAFGDSMVDTGNNNYLLTLMKGNYWPYGWNFDSKIPTGRFGNGRVFSDVVAEGLGIKRIVPAYRKLYIAPSDLKTGVSFASGGAGVDPVTSKLLRVLSPADQVKDFKGYKRKLKGVVGRSKAKKIVANSVILVSEGNNDIGITYAIHDAGMRLMTPKVYTSKLVGWNKKFIKDLYDHGARKFAVMGVIPLGCLPMSRLIFGGFFVWCNFLANTISEDYNKKLKSGIKSWRGASDFRGARFVYVDMYNSLMDVINNHRKYGFTHEKNGCCCMLTAIVPCSNPDKYVFYDFAHPSEKAYKTIAKKLVEDIKTGLA; via the exons atgtttagaaaaaaaatgttggtgTTAGCATTATTTTCCATTTACTTCTTATCAATAGAAGCTGTCCGGAATGAATCATTTCCTGCGCTATTAGCTTTTGGAGATTCAATGGTCGATACTGGTAACAACAATTACCTCCTGACTCTAATGAAAGGAAATTACTGGCCATATGGGTGGAATTTCGACTCAAAAATACCGACCGGAAGATTTGGAAACGGAAGAGTTTTCTCCGATGTAGTTG CTGAAGGTTTGGGGATCAAAAGAATTGTACCAGCTTATCGTAAGTTATACATTGCTCCAAGCGACCTTAAAACGGGTGTTTCTTTTGCATCAGGTGGTGCAGGAGTCGACCCTGTTACATCCAAATTGCTG AGAGTTTTATCGCCAGCTGACCAAGTAAAAGATTTCAAAGGCTACAAAAGAAAGCTAAAAGGTGTAGTAGGCAggtcaaaagcaaaaaaaatagttgCAAATTCAGTGATTCTTGTTTCTGAAGGAAATAATGATATTGGAATCACATATGCGATTCATGATGCTGGTATGCGATTAATGACTCCGAAAGTATACACCAGTAAATTAGTTGGTTggaacaaaaaatttataaaa GATTTATATGATCACGGAGCAAGAAAATTTGCGGTGATGGGAGTGATACCATTGGGATGTTTGCCTATGTCAAGACTTATTTTTGGTGGGTTCTTCGTGTGGTGTAATTTCTTGGCAAACACAATCTCTGaagattacaacaaaaaattgaaaagcGGAATTAAAAGTTGGAGAGGAGCATCAGATTTTAGGGGTGCTAGGTTTGTCTATGTCGACATGTACAACTCTCTTATGGATGTTATCAACAATCATAGGAAATACG GATTTACCCATGAGAAGAATGGATGTTGTTGTATGCTTACGGCAATAGTACCATGCTCCAACCCAGATAAATATGTCTTCTATGACTTTGCTCATCCCTCCGAGAAAGCCTACAAAACAATTGCTAAAAAGCTTGTCGAGGATATCAAGACAGGACTTGCCTGA
- a CDS encoding GDSL-like Lipase/Acylhydrolase superfamily protein (GDSL-like Lipase/Acylhydrolase superfamily protein; CONTAINS InterPro DOMAIN/s: Lipase, GDSL, active site (InterPro:IPR008265), Lipase, GDSL (InterPro:IPR001087); BEST Arabidopsis thaliana protein match is: SGNH hydrolase-type esterase superfamily protein (TAIR:AT1G75880.1); Has 3501 Blast hits to 3459 proteins in 216 species: Archae - 0; Bacteria - 317; Metazoa - 0; Fungi - 19; Plants - 3145; Viruses - 0; Other Eukaryotes - 20 (source: NCBI BLink).) — translation MKRNSINIHHVTSFSSSPFWCVFFLVLLCKTSTNALVKQPPNETTPAIIVFGDSIVDAGNNDDIMTTLARCNYPPYGIDFDGGIPTGRFCNGKVATDFIAGKFGIKPSIPAYRNPNLKPEDLLTGVTFASGGAGYVPFTTQLSTYLFIYKPLLFLKGGIALSQQLKLFEEYVEKMKKMVGEERTKLIIKNSLFMVICGSNDITNTYFGLPSVQQQYDVASFTTLMADNARSFAQKLHEYGARRIQVFGAPPVGCVPSQRTLAGGPTRNCVVRFNDATKLYNVKLAANLGSLSRTLGDKTIIYVDIYDSLLDIILDPRQYGFKVVDKGCCGTGLIEVALLCNNFAADVCPNRDEYVFWDSFHPTEKTYRIMATKYFERYV, via the exons ATGAAACGAAACAGTATAAATATTCATCACgttacttctttttcttcgagtccgttttggtgtgttttctttctcgTGTTGTTATGTAAGACGTCCACCAACGCTTTGGTGAAGCAGCCGCCAAACGAAACGACTCCGGCGATAATTGTGTTCGGAGATTCAATCGTTGATGCCGGAAATAATGACGACATTATGACAACGTTGGCTAGATGCAATTATCCTCCTTACGGCATCGATTTTGACGGTGGAATTCCTACCGGAAGATTTTGCAACGGCAAAGTTGCGACTGATTTTATAG CGGGAAAATTCGGAATTAAACCAAGTATACCGGCATATCGAAATCCAAATTTGAAACCAGAAGATCTCTTAACCGGTGTAACATTTGCGTCTGGTGGTGCTGGTTACGTTCCCTTCACAACCCAATTATCG ACGtacctttttatatataaaccattGTTGTTCTTAAAGGGAGGAATAGCTTTATCGCAGCAACTGAAGTTATTCGAAGAGTAtgtagagaagatgaagaaaatggttGGGGAAGAAAGGACAAAGCTCATAATTAAAAACAGTTTGTTCATGGTTATATGTGGCAGTAATGATATAACCAACACCTACTTTGGTCTTCCTTCTGTTCAACAACAATACGACGTCGCTTCCTTTACCACTCTTATGGCCGACAATGCTCGATCTTTTGCTCAA AAATTACATGAATATGGAGCGAGGAGAATACAAGTATTCGGTGCACCACCAGTAGGATGTGTCCCATCACAGAGAACCTTAGCAGGAGGGCCAACAAGAAATTGTGTTGTTAGGTTCAATGATGCAACAAAGCTCTACAATGTTAAGCTCGCTGCAAATTTGGGTTCTTTGTCAAGAACTTTAGGAGACAAGACAATAATCTACGTTGACATATATGATTCTCTCCTTGATATCATTCTTGACCCTCGACAATATG GATTTAAGGTGGTTGATAAAGGATGTTGTGGAACTGGACTAATTGAAGTTGCTCTTTTATGCAACAACTTTGCAGCTGATGTATGTCCAAATAGAGATGAATATGTGTTTTGGGATAGTTTCCATCCGACTGAGAAGACTTACAGAATTATGgccacaaaatattttgagagATATGTATGA